Genomic window (Drosophila sulfurigaster albostrigata strain 15112-1811.04 chromosome 2R, ASM2355843v2, whole genome shotgun sequence):
tggcccagaatTCCACATTGAGTtggattctgtccggtccatGTGGACAATAAATccgtttgcaactcattgcaagggggggaggatgttgatgccagatgatggcaggagtgaccactcaaaacagctgacagtgtggtcgcgatcgattgatatcgatagcgacaaagttagtatactgtgcgtgtgaccttgtcacacgcgcagtcacactgatctagtttatcctcatgttggtcaccctgcccacttttagtgctttttcctGATAACATATGTTCTACTATTCTGACCGGCACAACAAGTGTACATtttccaagtgcaataaaataattgtaaaattacaaatttcaacaattcgaaaagttaaagtgttattattattctgaaGACGCCCCCTACACACATTGAATAAACCATTAcattggtttgtttgtttgctgcatTTTAACGAATTTCCATTTCGCCATTTGTTCAATGCCTTGGAAAATGCAACTACAAGTGGACCACGTACAGCTAGTGGGACTTTAATGAAGTTACTTGAGACCTGTGAACAACTTCCGGTAAGAGCCAAGGCCATACCTGATTTTGAACCCATTTCATTGGGGAATATGCCTCCTGCAATGGATAATGGAGATGAGAAAAGTCTTTCGACAGATGTTTTATATCTTTATCGAATAGCCAAAGCTGTATCGGAAGGTTTGTGTTCAGAACATCTTGCCAGCATGAAACCCGGAAAAATGGTTCATTCTCGTTGGTTAACAAAAGCCAGCAGAGTTTTACGTCTTTATGTCGCAAGTAGTTTACCTtcgacaaatttaaaatgttggcTAATTTCATTATGAAAGTTTATATACCGATGTATTTTaatgtcaaatattttaattcggTGGTATATGGCagtaaacttttatttaattttattcaatcaacGCAATTTTACCACAAAATCTAAGAGaaattgtaaacaaagcaATCCAAAACAATGCATTCTTCGCCCAtacagaaaatattttgttaacaatGCTTTTCgatgaaagaaaaacagttCGCGAAAgtgcaattaataaaattttgtattatcgCGAGAAATTATATGACCCAACTAAACTTAGATCTTATTAAAAGAATCGCATTAATTTCGATTGCACCGATTATATGCATTTAGTTGACTTGGATAATGACGACATCTTGTTTGAACCTCCATTTACTGCAAACATCCCACATGATCACTTGCTGGAATACATAAATTCTGCTGAAATACCACTGCCAGATCCAGCAATTCCATCGCACATTCAGGGCACCGAACGATGTGTGCAGTTATTAACACATGTCTCACGACGAGTTATGCCACAGAATCGAGATGCTGTTATGTCATTGACTTTAGAAAGTCGTTCCAAAGTTCCTCAAATCGAGTCAAAGAAAGACTTGAGATTCTAATAAGATGACATTATATTCCAagtcaacaaaatgcaaaaattaccTACTTGTTGGAAAGCAAattaactttataataaaaataaaattaaattccgccTTTtatcatgccacgcccacttttatttagttgcttaaaATGCCTTTGAATATATGTTTCAATTTTCAGACCGATACCTTACTTCGTTAAAAAGTTACGTACGCATTGCTCCTACTTTCTTATATGAGGCTCAGTACATGGctagttggttttttttgttgaattaaaaaaaaaattataagttaaataaatttaaaaaaattataaaatttgttgtaaaaaatgAATCAGAATTGACTCAacataattggaaaatgcgtatttttttaaatacattaaaatgtctTAAATACCTCGAAATACCTTATGTACCTCATAGTGCAATCTTTAAGCTTCACGGCGCGGACtaggaattcattttagacacatggtttcatggtgaaattttcttagaattcttCGTAGATTCCGATTATGAGGGACGATTTTTGCGAAAAAATTGACCCGccctaaatatatattcttgatcagcgtcaacagccgagacgatctagccatgtccgtctgtcgtctgtccgtctgtccgtatgaacacctagatctcagagactataagagatagagctataattttcgacagaatttgttatgtttgcacgcagatcaagtttgtttcaaatttttgccacttccgctcccgcaaatcaaaaaaatcgaataacaggCGTAATTGCAAAGCTAGAATTgcgagttttggtatatacaataataactatagtatttatgattgctgaaaatttggttgcgatcagataaaaattgtagaagttattaaagaaatagttttgtatgggcaaaaacgccttctatgtatgtgttgtatgtatgcgtatacgtatatacatgctcgcctctatatttgtatctgtatgcaAGAGGCACTGCGATAAGCAGGCCATCCACAGGCGAGCATGTTTGCGAATATGCTCGCcaacttgtatttcatttgcccacCAACTAGGGCCAACATGTTCGCGAACATCatttgtcgcaaattttcaagcAGTCGACATGTCAACGGATAAcgacatatatgaaaaactgttaaatttagtaatggCCAAAGTTATGAAGACCTGAAATTCTTAACAGGAATTCTCTCCCCAGAGTCTTGGGCGCATAATAATTGATCAACCGCTTGCtactgatttatgttcgcctggtatttcaaatattgattcgGCAGAGCGGACAGAATTGAAAGTTCCAACCCACCAGATTTGATTTGGCACTTTTAAGACTTTCGTGGCGGTTGCAAGAagccaacaccagcaacaacagcaactataacatcaataattacaacaCAACTACTAATTATGTTAGACATAACGGACATTaaacattgcggacatagcggacatagcggacatggcggacatagcggacatggcggacatggcggacattgcggacattgcggacatggcggacatggcggacatggcggacattgcggacattgcggacattgcggacatggcggacattgcggacatggcggacatgacggacatggcggacatggcggacatagcggacatagcggacattgcggacatggcggacatggcggacattgcggacattgcggacatggcggacatggcggacattgcggacatggcggacatgacggacattgcggacataggcgagcatgtttgCGAATATGCTCGCcaacttgtatttcatttgcccacCAACTAGGGCCAACATGTTCGCGAACATCatttgtcgcaaattttcaagcAGTCAACATGTCGACGGATAAcgacatatatgaaaaactgttaaatttagtaatggCCAAAGTTATGAAGACCTGAAATTCTTAACAGGAATTTTCTCCCCAGAGTCTTGGGCGCATAATAATTGATCAACCGCTTGCtactgatttatgttcgcctggtatttcaaatattgattcgGCAGAGCGGACAGAATTGAAAGTTCCAACCCACCAGATTTGATTTGGCACTTTTTAAACTTTCGTGGCGGTTGCAAGAagccaacaccagcaacaacagcaactataacatcaataattacaacaCAACTACTAATTATGTTAGACATAACGGACATTaaacattgcggacatagcggacatggcggacatagcggacatggcggacatggcggacattgcggacatggcggacattgcggacattgcggacatggcggacattgcggacattgcggacatggcggacatggcggacatgacggacatggcggacatggcggacatggcggacatggcggacatagcggacatggcggacatgacggacattgcggacattgcggacatggcggacatagcggacatggcggacattgcggacatggcggacatggcggacattgcggacattgcggacatggcggacatggcggacattgcggacattgcggacatggcggacatggcggacatggcggacattgcggacatggcggacattgcggacatggcggacatgacggacattgcggacataggcgagcatgtttgCGAATATGCTCGCcaacttgtatttcatttgcccacCAACTAGGGCCAACATGTTCGCGAACATCatttgtcgcaaattttcaagcAGTCAACATGTCAACGGATAAcgacatatatgaaaaactgttaaatttagtaatggCCAAAGTTATGAAGACCTGAAATTCTTAACAGGAATTTTCTCCCCAGAGCCTTGGGcgcataataattgaaatataataatataataattgattttgcagacaaaaaatgaattctttcatacatttttgctcattttgcgcTGCGCAAATACATGCTCTCTCTACAAAACGATTGCGCAAATGATGTTCGTGCAAGCGTTGCCATCCATTGGCGAACATGTTTCGTGCAAACAcagacaaaatagaataattttaatctcATGCGAACATTTTGACGAACACGAAATTTGACGACGAACGCTACCATCCACGAGAAAAATTTCGTCGAGCACAACATATTCGCGAACATGCTCGCCCGTGGATGGCCTGCTATAGCTctattggtagagtgcaagcatATTACAGTTGCGGTAGTCGGGGGACTCGGGTTCGAGcccgctcggggtacaaacttttttttttatcgtatttacaacaattataaatacaaattgtggattttactaaagtaatattttgtatgagcaaaaccgcctgctatgtatgtattgtatgtatgcgtatacatGCTCGTCTATATTAGCATCTGTATGCATAGGGGTTCTTAAGCCGATAGCTcaggtggtagagtgcaagccgcGCATGTTGTGGTGCCCGCGTTCGAACCCGCTCgaagtacaaacttttttttttaacaacccggtcggtggtgctcgagttcaaatcccgatcgaaaatacatgcatatttatttttaatattttgagattattaccgtaatattttgcttttattcaaaatgggtagcgggtatttcacagtcgagcacactcgtctgtagctttcttacttgttttcataTAGGATACTAATggaaaatatacagaaaagcttaatatatttagctatggccttattttttttgatgtAATATTTAAGACAAGAGTGACCGGACAATTACTTATATTCCTACATGGTCTAAAAAAAGGTAAGACTTGAAAATTATGACCAGacattcttttaaattttataattttcagaAATAAACGAGTCAGATCGTGTAatgcaaataatgaaaaagtGTTTAGATCTAAATCGAGAAAATAGACCAACAATGAATCGAATTGTGTCTTTTCTCAGAAGCGATTATAGGAATTCAAGGATTTGGTAATTGTAAGCAACTATATATCTAAccatgaaaataatatatcatatttacAGAATGACTGTGCCTGTGATACATACGGTTTGCCCAGCATTGTGGAGACGTTCTGAATCTAATGGTTTAGTAAAACATAAGTTTATAACTGATTTATTAACGACGAAGGTGGCACTAAAAGAAATTGACTGCAATACGAAAATGAAATGGGAAATTCTGAGAGAAGTCCCCAAGCTTTTAGGTCTAGCTCATGAGAATATTGCCACATTATACGGAGTTTCTTTAAATCGGAAAGATAATATTTGCATGGTTATTCAGCAAGCAGAATGTAGAACACTCTATCATTTGCTGCATTGTCGTAAGTATAAATGGATCTTATTTCAGGAGAAGCTCAATTGGATGCAGCAATGTGCAGAGGTATGTTTAAAACTCTATGgaattttatacccgctacccaaagggtagaagggtattgtaactttgtgccggcaggaaatgtatgtaacaggtagaaggagttaactccgaccctataaagaatatatatacttgatcAGTATCAACAGCCGAGgtgatctagccatgtccgtctgtccgtctgcccTTCTGTTCGTATGAAACACTgcatctcagagactataagaaatagagctataatttttttcgacatcatttgttatgtttgcacgcagatcaagtttgtttcaaattttggccacgttcacttccgcccccgcaaattaaaaaatttgtgtatacaataataacaatattaaatatgattcctgaaaatttggttgcgataagttaaattttttgaagttattaaaaaacaagtaagaaagttacagtcgagtgtgctcgactgtgagagcTTTGGCTACCCAtcttttaataagggcaaaatattgtggtattattttcaaaatataccgaaaatactaaaaatactaaaatataccaaatggtatgtttggtataccgatacagcacaccattcaaaatataccatagacggcacaatgtaccagattgtcggccaaagcaactaagagccctagtaagtgggcgtttttgccatacaaaagtatttctttaataacttccacaatttttatctgatcgcaaccaaattttcaggaatcataactactatagtaattatactatataccaaaattcacagctctagctttaaatttacgcttgaatgaagttttcgattttttggtttggggcggaagtgggcgtggcaaaatttgaaacaaacttgatctgcgtgcaaacataggAAAAATACTGTCACAAAaaatagctctatctcttatagtctctgagatctaggtgttcatacggacagacggacggacacacagacggacagacggacatggctagatggtctcggctgttgacgctgatcaagaatatatatactttatagggtcggagatgcctccttctgttacatacatttcctgccggcacaaagttataatacatttctaccctatgggtagcgggtataaatacttttgtatgattaaaaacgcctacttactagggggttattagctttggctgacaatctgatatattatgccgtctatagtatattttgcaatgtGGTgctatatataccaaatataccattcggtatatttttttagtattttgtagtattttcggtatattttgaaaataattccgcaatctcaaagtcgagcccactcgactgtagctttcatacttgttttgATCTCACATTCTCTTTAGGGTTTGGAGTACTTGCATGGAAAAAACATAATCCATCGGGGTCTTACAACTCGAAGCTTGTTACTTTTCGATGAATgtcgtaaattaaaaataactgaTATCGGAAAAGTGAATGAAGTTGAAAAAATTAGAACTGATTTCATGTGTCGCTATTTGGCTCCAGAAGTTTGCGTACGTTTctatactgaaaatatgtttatgaTTAACTAAGATTTTTTCCAAAGATGGAGAAAAAAGACTTCACACAAAAGGCGGATGTATTTAGCTTCGGCATAATTTTTTGAGAAGTGATCAAACGAAAGAAGCCATTTTCTGACTGGGATTTGGATGTTGTCAGTATAGGTATAAGAGAAGGTAACGGTATTTCTCATAAAAGTACacagcaaatattttacatttctgACCGTTCTAGGTTATCGACCGGACATTGATAATTTGATCAATGTCGATTATGATGGTATAGTACTGATAATGAAATGTTGTTGGGAAGAATCTCCAAAAGATCGTCCAACGATGAGTGAAGTGCGTCACGATTTAAGTCATTTTATTGAGCGCTATGATCGTCGTCAATCAAGTTGCTTCATAATTTAgaacgaaattaaaattaagcaataacaaattataatataccagaataaGTCTGAattatgtactatatgttgacCCCTTATGTTTTTATGTACATTTTCCAATATATGGTagagtaatttaatttgtaactaTCCTTCTGCTATAAAATACACGAGCTTATTACAAACGAAATTGTTATTCTTGTCGTTGAATGTGTTGTAGGtgagttgttgttgaaattggagtttgttgttgtcatacATTCAAATGTAACACAGATAC
Coding sequences:
- the LOC133838629 gene encoding mitogen-activated protein kinase kinase kinase 7-like; the encoded protein is MKWEILREVPKLLGLAHENIATLYGVSLNRKDNICMVIQQAECRTLYHLLHCRKYKWILFQEKLNWMQQCAEGLEYLHGKNIIHRGLTTRSLLLFDECRKLKITDIGKVNEVEKIRTDFMCRYLAPEVCMEKKDFTQKADVFSFGIIF